A genomic stretch from Prochlorococcus marinus str. MIT 9312 includes:
- a CDS encoding PhnE/PtxC family ABC transporter permease, producing MNKLKLNYTSLSFLPILVCIPLGYQLITNIHFGGFKLFQEFLISAFNPKIDNEIIITVINRLNETILIGFFSWLVSIIFGAIFGILSSNIFYKIFNIPNFFYNLIRFFLTIIRSIHEVVWGILLMQIYGINFSIGIIAICIPYIAINSKVFAEQLETIDYKSFEAINQINADKFSSLLTLIWHPIIKTYKNFGLYRLECSIRSTVILGLFGIGGIGTSIFLSFQSLNFRELWTYLWSLAILIILSGLIFKKINFNNKNKILSIFFISVLFITILFSFSYFLYFIFNNNFENFNFVSSLFKSSSGLGLFYFLKLILETIILSLLSTGIAISLPPLLIGIFNNNTSKSLIKIFAFLLRLIPTPVILLTLLTFNNPSLSLAALTLGLHNAGITSKLLFTNLETQDKKNYIAMKSLGISKKTSWLLGLFSQQAKSYLAYCAYRSDIIIRETAIVGVIGSVGLGWQLQESLSSFAWQEVTIVLLAYSSIAIVGELVNGKIKNSLT from the coding sequence TTGAATAAATTAAAATTAAACTATACCTCGTTATCTTTTCTTCCAATTTTAGTTTGCATACCTCTAGGGTATCAATTAATAACCAATATTCATTTTGGAGGATTTAAATTATTCCAAGAATTCTTAATTTCTGCATTTAATCCCAAGATCGATAATGAAATTATTATTACCGTAATTAATCGATTAAATGAAACTATCTTAATTGGCTTTTTTAGTTGGTTAGTAAGTATTATTTTTGGGGCAATTTTTGGAATATTATCCTCAAATATTTTTTATAAAATCTTTAATATTCCAAATTTTTTCTATAACCTAATAAGGTTTTTTCTAACAATAATTAGATCTATTCATGAAGTTGTTTGGGGAATATTATTAATGCAAATATATGGCATAAATTTTTCAATAGGGATAATAGCTATATGTATTCCTTATATTGCTATAAATTCAAAAGTTTTTGCTGAACAATTAGAAACTATTGACTATAAAAGTTTTGAAGCTATAAATCAAATAAATGCGGATAAATTTTCTTCTCTATTAACTTTAATATGGCATCCAATAATAAAAACATATAAAAACTTTGGTTTATATCGATTAGAGTGTTCAATAAGAAGTACGGTGATTTTAGGACTTTTTGGGATTGGAGGAATAGGTACTAGTATTTTTTTATCTTTCCAAAGTTTGAATTTTAGAGAGTTATGGACTTATTTATGGTCCTTAGCAATTTTAATCATTCTTTCCGGATTAATATTCAAAAAAATAAACTTTAACAATAAAAATAAAATCCTATCTATTTTTTTTATTTCAGTTTTATTTATAACAATTTTATTTTCTTTTTCATATTTTCTTTATTTTATTTTTAATAATAATTTTGAAAATTTTAATTTTGTTAGTTCTCTATTTAAATCAAGCTCAGGTTTAGGATTATTTTATTTCTTAAAACTTATATTGGAGACAATAATTTTAAGTCTTTTATCAACAGGAATCGCAATTAGTTTACCTCCATTATTAATAGGAATTTTTAACAACAATACTTCTAAAAGTTTAATAAAAATTTTTGCATTTTTATTACGTTTAATACCTACACCTGTAATACTTCTGACTCTATTAACTTTTAATAATCCTTCTTTATCTTTAGCAGCTTTAACATTAGGTCTTCACAACGCTGGCATTACAAGCAAATTACTTTTTACAAATCTAGAAACCCAAGATAAGAAAAATTATATTGCAATGAAATCTTTAGGAATCTCAAAAAAAACTAGTTGGCTTTTGGGTTTATTTTCTCAACAAGCAAAAAGTTACTTAGCATATTGCGCTTATAGATCTGACATAATTATTAGAGAAACTGCAATTGTTGGGGTTATTGGAAGTGTTGGTCTAGGTTGGCAATTGCAAGAATCATTAAGTTCTTTCGCATGGCAAGAAGTTACCATAGTTTTGTTAGCTTATAGCTCCATCGCAATAGTTGGTGAATTAGTAAATGGTAAAATCAAAAATAGTTTAACTTGA
- a CDS encoding ATP-binding cassette domain-containing protein, which produces MNNTLLELKNISFKYKNNLILNKVNLKINSGEKIALLGKSGSGKTTLISVLNGTIKPTQGEVNLFNKSFDESDRKQKRKITTIWQDLRLIEDLSAEQNVNCGLLAENNFYFAFKNLLNISSFKKAHKYMQLCRLHNSIYEKKISTLSGGQKQRVAIARSLIQGSNILLADEPFNNLDPKLITTIKKLLLENLDKNNTKESPKTTLVALHRLDLLNDFDKVIGIRDGKIFFNIKRTNLKKFHLDKIY; this is translated from the coding sequence ATGAATAATACTCTCTTAGAATTAAAAAATATATCTTTTAAATACAAAAATAATCTAATTCTAAATAAAGTAAATTTAAAAATAAATTCAGGGGAGAAAATTGCACTTTTAGGTAAAAGCGGTTCAGGTAAAACTACACTTATATCAGTGCTTAATGGAACTATCAAGCCAACTCAAGGTGAGGTTAATTTATTCAATAAAAGTTTCGACGAATCAGATAGAAAGCAGAAACGCAAGATAACAACTATTTGGCAAGATTTAAGATTAATAGAAGATCTCTCGGCAGAACAAAATGTTAATTGCGGATTACTAGCGGAAAACAATTTTTATTTCGCTTTTAAAAATTTGCTAAATATAAGTTCTTTTAAGAAGGCGCATAAATATATGCAATTATGTAGACTTCATAACTCTATTTACGAAAAAAAAATTAGCACCCTATCTGGGGGACAAAAACAAAGGGTGGCTATAGCTAGATCATTAATTCAAGGATCAAATATATTACTTGCAGATGAACCTTTTAATAATTTAGATCCCAAGTTGATAACAACAATTAAAAAACTGCTGCTAGAAAATTTAGATAAAAATAATACAAAAGAATCCCCAAAGACAACATTAGTTGCATTACATAGATTAGATTTGCTGAACGATTTCGATAAAGTTATTGGAATAAGAGATGGTAAAATTTTTTTCAATATTAAAAGAACCAACTTAAAGAAGTTTCATTTAGACAAAATATATTAA
- a CDS encoding putative selenate ABC transporter substrate-binding protein yields the protein MFNLKNFLLSSSLIFSFFSSPLFANPKVLKVGAIPDQNQDILDKRFNLFSKELSKQLDVKVKYIPVINYVAAVTGFRIKDLDLVWFGGLSGVQARLQSPNSIVIAQRDIDKEFKSVFIVNKNLEINSISNIKGLKKLKNLRFTFGSENSTSGRLMPEYFLNQAGVEIKHFKGGKAGFSGSHDATIALVNSGAFDAGALNKQVWEINLKNNPKRTTNLELFWITPEYVDYHWLAQGDLENRFGKGFTKQLKSVILNLDIKQKSHKQILDMFNAKRFINAEAKQYKNIEKIGRKLNKIR from the coding sequence ATGTTCAATTTAAAAAATTTCTTACTAAGTTCATCTCTAATATTTTCTTTTTTTTCATCACCTTTATTTGCAAATCCAAAAGTTTTAAAAGTTGGAGCAATACCTGATCAAAACCAAGATATTTTGGACAAACGATTTAATTTATTTTCGAAAGAATTATCCAAACAACTTGATGTAAAAGTTAAATACATTCCTGTTATTAATTACGTTGCAGCAGTAACTGGATTTAGAATTAAAGATTTAGATTTAGTTTGGTTTGGCGGTTTATCAGGAGTTCAAGCAAGATTACAATCTCCTAATTCAATTGTCATAGCTCAAAGAGATATCGATAAGGAATTTAAAAGTGTTTTTATAGTAAACAAAAATTTAGAAATTAACTCAATTTCAAACATTAAAGGACTTAAAAAGCTAAAGAATTTAAGATTTACCTTTGGCTCTGAAAACTCAACTTCTGGAAGATTAATGCCAGAATATTTCTTAAATCAAGCAGGGGTAGAAATTAAACACTTTAAAGGGGGAAAAGCAGGTTTTAGTGGGAGTCATGATGCCACTATAGCTTTAGTAAATAGTGGGGCATTTGATGCTGGAGCTTTAAATAAACAAGTTTGGGAAATCAATCTTAAAAATAATCCCAAAAGAACAACTAACCTAGAATTATTCTGGATCACCCCTGAATATGTTGACTATCATTGGTTGGCTCAAGGGGATCTTGAAAATAGATTCGGGAAAGGGTTTACAAAACAACTTAAATCAGTAATTCTAAATTTAGATATAAAACAAAAATCACATAAACAGATATTAGATATGTTCAATGCAAAAAGATTTATTAATGCAGAAGCAAAGCAGTATAAAAATATAGAGAAGATCGGGAGGAAATTAAATAAAATTAGATGA
- a CDS encoding pyridoxal phosphate-dependent aminotransferase, with amino-acid sequence MSQVNLSERALSIEPSLTLQISAKANQLSAEGVDICNLSAGEPDFNAPKEVIEATSKAIFDGFTKYGPAAGNLDLRKAIANKLRIQNNLNYEFENVMVTNGAKQAIYNLFQVLLNIGDEVIIPSPYWLSYPQMVRLAGGKPIFTNSSAEDGFKIDIKDLKSKISSKTKFIIINSPNNPTGRVMSKEELLQIADIVRENPNINILSDEIYELILKKEFKHYSISSQANDLKDRIFIINGFAKGWAMTGWRIGYLVGPKDVIKASSALQSQSTSNVCSFVQKGALEALKINNEFFSMINSHYDQRRSLLYEGLKNINGIYIEEPNGAFYAFPRLPNSSITSVDFCNKALQDYGLVVVPGKAFGADECIRISCATSEIKIKDGLERFKKAISKYF; translated from the coding sequence ATGAGCCAAGTTAATTTATCTGAACGGGCACTTTCAATTGAGCCTTCTCTTACATTGCAGATAAGTGCTAAAGCAAATCAATTATCTGCAGAAGGAGTAGATATTTGCAATTTAAGTGCAGGAGAACCTGACTTTAATGCCCCAAAAGAAGTTATAGAAGCTACAAGTAAAGCTATATTTGATGGATTTACAAAGTACGGACCCGCAGCAGGAAATTTAGATCTCCGAAAAGCAATTGCAAATAAACTTCGAATTCAAAACAATTTAAATTATGAATTTGAAAATGTAATGGTCACAAATGGTGCTAAGCAAGCAATATATAATCTTTTCCAAGTTTTGTTAAATATTGGAGACGAAGTTATTATTCCTTCTCCATACTGGTTAAGTTATCCCCAAATGGTTAGGTTGGCGGGTGGAAAACCAATCTTTACAAATTCTTCTGCAGAAGATGGATTTAAAATAGATATAAAAGATTTGAAGTCTAAAATCTCTTCAAAAACTAAATTTATAATTATCAATTCTCCTAATAACCCCACTGGGAGAGTTATGTCAAAGGAAGAATTATTGCAAATTGCCGATATAGTCAGAGAAAATCCAAATATCAATATTCTTTCTGATGAGATTTACGAACTAATCCTTAAAAAAGAATTTAAACACTACAGTATATCTTCACAAGCAAATGACTTAAAAGATAGGATTTTTATAATAAATGGGTTTGCGAAAGGATGGGCCATGACTGGCTGGAGGATAGGTTATTTAGTAGGTCCCAAAGATGTAATCAAAGCATCCTCAGCATTACAAAGTCAAAGCACAAGTAATGTTTGCTCTTTTGTTCAAAAAGGTGCTTTAGAGGCTTTAAAAATTAATAATGAGTTTTTCTCAATGATAAATAGCCATTATGATCAAAGAAGAAGTCTTCTATATGAGGGCCTTAAGAATATAAATGGGATTTATATTGAAGAACCTAATGGAGCATTTTACGCATTTCCAAGATTACCTAACTCCTCAATTACTTCTGTTGATTTCTGCAATAAAGCTCTTCAAGATTACGGATTAGTTGTTGTACCTGGAAAAGCTTTTGGGGCTGACGAATGTATAAGAATTTCTTGTGCCACTTCAGAGATTAAAATTAAGGATGGTTTAGAAAGATTTAAAAAAGCAATCTCTAAATACTTTTAA
- a CDS encoding uracil-DNA glycosylase yields the protein MKRLVIGRGSVFADLLIIGEAPGAQEDLEGKPYVGKSGKLLNELLIKAGIDYKEDVYFCNVIKCRPPNNRKPTAREINIHKPWLLQQIKLVDPKFILLTGSTAMRAILEVKDPISNLRGQWIKKDGREIMVIFHPSYLLRFPSKEINKPYHLTLKDLENLGGKLYAV from the coding sequence GTGAAAAGGTTAGTTATTGGGAGAGGAAGTGTATTTGCAGATTTGTTAATAATTGGTGAGGCACCTGGAGCACAGGAAGACTTAGAAGGAAAACCATATGTAGGTAAATCCGGTAAGTTATTAAACGAATTGTTGATAAAAGCGGGGATTGACTATAAGGAAGATGTTTATTTTTGCAATGTAATTAAATGTCGTCCACCAAATAATAGAAAACCCACTGCTAGAGAAATTAATATTCATAAACCTTGGTTATTACAGCAAATAAAGCTAGTTGATCCAAAATTTATATTACTTACTGGTTCGACTGCTATGAGAGCTATTTTAGAAGTTAAAGATCCTATAAGTAATTTGAGAGGTCAATGGATTAAAAAAGATGGGAGAGAAATTATGGTAATTTTTCATCCATCTTATTTGTTGAGATTTCCTTCTAAAGAAATCAATAAACCTTACCATCTAACTTTGAAAGACCTAGAGAATTTAGGTGGTAAACTATATGCCGTATAA
- the ispG gene encoding (E)-4-hydroxy-3-methylbut-2-enyl-diphosphate synthase, whose product MSLTQSKEVNSLSKRYSTHIERRITRTVMVGDVAIGSDYPVRVQSMINEDTMDVENAYLAIKRLHDVGCEIVRLTVPSLAHAKAVGDIKAKLLENNIKTPLVADVHHNGMKIAMEVAKHVDKVRINPGLFVFEKSDPTRTEYTDEEFETIKQTILKRFTPLVEVLKAENKALRIGVNHGSLSERMLFTYGDTPLGMTESAMEFVKICDELDFHNIIISMKASRAPVMLAAYRMIADRLDSEGYNYPLHLGVTEAGDGDYGRIKSTAGIGTLLAEGLGDTIRVSLTEAPEKEIPVCYSILQSLGLRKTMVEYISCPSCGRTLFNLEEVVDKVRNATSHLTGLDIAIMGCIVNGPGEMADADYGYVGKGKGTIALYRRKEEIKRVPEDEGVNALIQLIKDDGKWIDP is encoded by the coding sequence ATGTCATTAACTCAATCAAAAGAGGTTAACAGTCTCTCCAAAAGATATTCAACTCATATTGAGAGAAGGATAACTAGAACAGTAATGGTTGGTGATGTAGCTATTGGAAGCGATTATCCAGTAAGAGTTCAATCGATGATAAATGAAGATACTATGGATGTCGAGAATGCTTACTTAGCTATCAAAAGACTTCATGATGTAGGTTGTGAAATAGTAAGATTAACAGTCCCTTCATTAGCACACGCAAAAGCAGTAGGAGATATAAAAGCAAAATTATTAGAAAATAATATCAAGACCCCCTTGGTAGCTGATGTTCACCATAATGGTATGAAAATTGCAATGGAGGTTGCAAAACATGTTGATAAAGTAAGAATTAATCCTGGATTATTTGTGTTTGAAAAATCAGACCCTACAAGAACTGAATATACAGATGAGGAATTTGAAACTATTAAACAAACAATACTTAAAAGATTTACCCCTTTAGTTGAAGTTTTAAAGGCTGAAAACAAAGCTCTAAGGATTGGAGTTAATCATGGTTCTCTATCTGAGAGAATGCTTTTTACTTATGGAGATACGCCATTAGGAATGACAGAATCTGCGATGGAGTTCGTCAAAATTTGTGATGAGCTTGATTTTCATAACATAATTATTTCTATGAAAGCTTCCAGGGCTCCGGTCATGTTGGCAGCTTACAGAATGATTGCAGATAGGCTTGACTCAGAAGGATATAATTATCCATTACATTTGGGAGTGACCGAAGCTGGAGATGGTGATTATGGAAGGATTAAAAGTACTGCCGGAATCGGAACGCTTCTAGCAGAGGGATTAGGAGATACCATTAGGGTTTCTTTAACAGAAGCCCCAGAGAAGGAAATTCCAGTTTGCTATTCAATTTTGCAATCTTTAGGATTAAGAAAAACGATGGTTGAATATATCAGTTGCCCTAGTTGTGGGAGAACACTTTTCAATTTAGAAGAAGTTGTAGATAAAGTTAGGAACGCTACTTCACATTTAACTGGTTTAGATATAGCAATAATGGGTTGTATAGTAAATGGACCAGGAGAAATGGCAGATGCTGATTATGGTTATGTTGGGAAAGGTAAAGGAACTATTGCCTTATATAGAAGGAAAGAAGAGATAAAAAGAGTACCTGAAGATGAGGGGGTTAATGCTTTAATCCAACTTATTAAGGATGATGGGAAGTGGATTGATCCTTAA
- a CDS encoding S41 family peptidase: MKIRKLLKKNFIILFATTFSGLFLNNFAEATVLNNSYKEVIDHVWQIVYRDFLDSSGKFQKSNWINLRKEVLSKTYSDSNEAYDAIRDMLSNLDDSYTRFLEPKEFNQMRIDTSGELTGVGIQIVKDKESDDLIIISPIEGTPAFDAGIKARDKILSIDDISTEGMNIEEAVKLIRGQRGTKVKLEILRGSKSFFKILSRERIEIKTVSTKVNQAKNGLLIGYVRIKQFNANASKETRDAIKDLETKKVAGYVLDLRSNPGGLLESSIEISRHFINKGVIVSTVSKDGLKETKRGNGQALTKKPLVVLVNEGSASASEIVSGAIKDNKRGKLVGKKTFGKGLVQSMRTLVDGSGLTVTVAKYLTPNGTDINESGIIPDIEVKMNINPILQREIGTRKDKQYRAGEKELVNIIKRNNNISEFNPNTANLNALLKINKENKVFSLN; the protein is encoded by the coding sequence TTGAAGATAAGAAAATTGCTTAAAAAAAATTTTATAATTCTGTTTGCGACAACCTTTTCTGGGCTATTTTTAAATAATTTTGCAGAAGCAACAGTTCTAAATAATAGTTATAAAGAAGTAATTGATCATGTTTGGCAAATTGTATATAGAGATTTTCTTGATTCAAGCGGTAAATTTCAAAAGTCTAATTGGATTAATCTAAGAAAAGAAGTTTTATCAAAAACATATTCAGACAGCAATGAAGCATATGATGCGATTAGAGATATGCTTTCTAATTTAGATGATTCTTATACAAGATTTTTAGAACCTAAGGAATTTAACCAAATGAGAATTGATACCTCTGGTGAATTAACTGGAGTTGGTATCCAAATAGTTAAAGATAAAGAATCTGATGATTTAATAATTATTTCTCCCATAGAGGGTACCCCTGCATTTGATGCTGGAATTAAAGCTAGAGATAAAATATTATCTATAGATGATATTTCTACTGAAGGTATGAATATTGAGGAAGCCGTGAAATTAATAAGAGGACAAAGAGGTACTAAAGTAAAGCTTGAAATTCTTAGAGGTTCTAAATCCTTTTTTAAGATTTTATCAAGAGAAAGAATTGAAATAAAAACTGTATCAACTAAAGTCAATCAAGCCAAAAACGGCTTATTAATTGGCTATGTAAGAATTAAACAATTTAATGCAAATGCATCAAAAGAAACTAGAGATGCTATTAAGGATTTAGAAACAAAAAAAGTCGCAGGATATGTTCTTGATTTGAGAAGTAATCCAGGAGGTTTATTAGAATCAAGCATTGAGATCTCAAGGCACTTCATTAACAAAGGAGTAATAGTAAGTACAGTAAGTAAAGATGGTTTAAAAGAGACAAAAAGAGGAAACGGTCAAGCTCTAACAAAAAAGCCCTTGGTTGTCTTAGTTAATGAGGGTTCTGCTAGCGCTAGTGAAATAGTCTCTGGTGCAATAAAAGATAACAAAAGAGGAAAATTAGTTGGGAAGAAAACGTTTGGTAAAGGTCTAGTTCAATCTATGAGAACATTAGTTGATGGTTCAGGTCTAACTGTTACAGTCGCTAAGTATTTAACTCCGAACGGAACTGACATAAACGAATCTGGAATTATTCCAGACATAGAAGTGAAAATGAATATAAACCCTATTCTCCAAAGAGAGATTGGAACTAGAAAAGATAAACAATATAGAGCTGGTGAAAAAGAGCTAGTAAATATAATTAAAAGAAATAATAATATAAGTGAATTTAATCCAAACACTGCAAACCTTAATGCACTCCTAAAAATTAATAAGGAAAATAAAGTATTTTCATTAAATTAA
- the nadA gene encoding quinolinate synthase NadA: MTSTAKQKSVQNEEDLISEIKERCKKANAIILAHYYQAPEIQEIADFIGDSLDLSRKAANNDADIIIFCGVHFMAETAKILSPNKTVLLPDIDAGCSLADDCPSDKFQKFREENPDHYVVSYINCTAEVKAQSDLICTSSNAVSLIKKIPQDKKIIFAPDQNLGRWVQKNSGRDLKLWPGSCIVHESFSEEALLKLKYQNPGSKVIAHPECSQNLLLLSDFIGSTSKLLDFVSKDSSKTYMVLTEPGIIHQMKKKEPNKIFIEVPDIEGCKCNECPYMKLNTLEKILDCLKNNSPSIELDPEILRRAYVPIKRMLDMSN; the protein is encoded by the coding sequence ATAACTTCTACTGCAAAACAGAAATCAGTTCAAAACGAAGAGGATTTGATTTCTGAAATAAAGGAGCGTTGCAAAAAAGCTAATGCTATTATTCTTGCGCACTATTATCAAGCTCCAGAGATTCAGGAAATTGCAGATTTTATTGGCGATTCATTAGATCTATCTAGGAAAGCTGCAAATAATGATGCAGATATAATAATTTTTTGCGGTGTACACTTTATGGCCGAAACTGCAAAAATACTTAGCCCTAATAAAACAGTCCTATTACCAGATATTGACGCAGGATGCTCATTAGCAGACGATTGTCCTTCAGATAAATTTCAAAAGTTCAGGGAAGAAAATCCAGATCACTATGTTGTAAGTTATATAAATTGCACTGCAGAAGTAAAAGCTCAAAGTGATCTGATATGTACAAGTAGTAATGCAGTCTCATTAATTAAAAAGATACCACAAGATAAAAAGATAATATTTGCACCAGATCAGAACCTTGGGAGATGGGTGCAGAAAAATTCAGGAAGAGATCTTAAATTATGGCCTGGCAGCTGTATTGTTCATGAATCATTTAGTGAAGAAGCACTTTTAAAACTAAAATACCAAAATCCAGGATCAAAAGTAATTGCTCATCCTGAATGTAGTCAAAATTTACTACTTCTCTCGGACTTTATTGGATCAACAAGTAAACTGCTTGATTTCGTAAGTAAAGATTCATCTAAAACTTACATGGTATTAACTGAACCTGGAATAATCCACCAAATGAAGAAGAAAGAACCTAACAAAATTTTTATTGAAGTCCCCGATATAGAAGGTTGTAAATGTAACGAGTGTCCATATATGAAATTAAATACTTTAGAAAAAATTCTTGATTGTTTGAAAAATAATTCCCCGTCTATCGAACTTGACCCAGAAATACTAAGAAGAGCCTATGTACCGATAAAGAGAATGTTGGATATGAGTAATTAA